In a genomic window of Methanocalculus natronophilus:
- a CDS encoding ATP synthase subunit A yields the protein MEVKKKSGILKRIAGPVVTAVNLEAHMYDVVKVGDEELMGEVIKIDGEHIIIQVYEDTSGIKPGEPVTNTGLSLAVELGPGLLTSIYDGIQRPLEVLVEKMGNFIERGVTAPGLDREKKWEFKPLVKAGEHVEPGQIIGEVQETNKMHRIMIPPNVKGGVVKEIKSGSFTVDETVIALEDGSTYPMMQKWPVRVPRPVGEKKNPKIPLNTGQRILDGLFPIAKGGTAAIPGPFGSGKTVTQQQLAKWSDAEIVVYIGCGERGNEMTEVLTEFPHLDDPKTGKPLMERTVLIANTSNMPVAAREASVYTGITIAEYFRDMGYDVSLMADSTSRWAEAMREISSRLEEMPGEEGYPAYLAARLSEFYERAGLVETLAGDSGSVSVIGAVSPPGGDFSEPVTQNTLRIVKVFWALDAKLSQRRHFPAINWLNSYSLYLDQLQDYYNEHVSPEWNKLRSWAMEVLQKESELQEIVQLVGSDALPESEQITIEIARMLREIFLQQNAYDDVDTYCDMTKQFDIMKAIKIYGDHAYAAQSAGVAPAQVIGIKAKGDLPQIKFTRDYKPMLEEILKGMESEFNTLRAGA from the coding sequence GTGGAAGTAAAGAAGAAATCAGGAATTCTCAAAAGGATCGCGGGGCCGGTGGTCACCGCGGTGAACCTTGAGGCACACATGTATGATGTCGTCAAGGTTGGTGATGAGGAGCTGATGGGTGAGGTGATCAAGATCGATGGTGAGCATATCATCATCCAGGTCTATGAGGATACCTCAGGCATCAAACCGGGTGAGCCTGTCACAAACACGGGTCTCTCGCTCGCAGTCGAGCTCGGGCCCGGGCTCCTCACCAGTATCTACGATGGTATTCAGCGGCCTCTCGAAGTGCTTGTCGAAAAGATGGGCAACTTCATCGAACGTGGTGTCACAGCACCGGGTCTTGACCGTGAGAAGAAGTGGGAGTTCAAGCCGCTTGTCAAAGCTGGCGAACACGTTGAGCCCGGCCAGATCATCGGTGAGGTACAGGAAACGAACAAGATGCATCGGATCATGATCCCGCCCAATGTAAAAGGCGGTGTCGTGAAAGAGATTAAATCAGGATCATTTACAGTCGATGAGACCGTGATTGCTCTTGAGGATGGATCCACGTACCCGATGATGCAGAAATGGCCGGTTCGTGTACCCCGTCCGGTAGGGGAGAAGAAGAACCCAAAGATCCCGCTGAATACCGGTCAGCGTATTCTGGATGGTCTCTTCCCGATCGCAAAAGGCGGTACAGCCGCGATTCCAGGGCCTTTTGGCTCAGGGAAGACGGTTACCCAGCAGCAGCTGGCAAAATGGTCTGATGCAGAGATAGTCGTCTATATCGGCTGTGGAGAGCGTGGCAACGAGATGACGGAGGTTCTGACTGAGTTCCCGCATCTTGATGATCCAAAGACCGGAAAACCGCTCATGGAGCGGACGGTTCTGATCGCAAACACATCCAATATGCCTGTTGCAGCCCGTGAAGCTTCGGTCTATACCGGAATCACCATCGCGGAGTACTTCCGTGACATGGGCTATGACGTCTCCCTGATGGCAGACTCGACCTCCCGCTGGGCAGAAGCAATGCGTGAGATCTCTAGCCGTCTCGAAGAGATGCCAGGTGAGGAAGGGTATCCGGCATACCTTGCAGCACGTCTCTCAGAGTTCTATGAGCGTGCCGGTCTTGTTGAGACCCTTGCAGGCGACTCTGGTTCAGTCTCGGTCATCGGTGCGGTATCGCCGCCTGGTGGTGACTTCTCTGAACCTGTGACGCAGAATACCCTCCGTATCGTGAAGGTCTTCTGGGCACTGGATGCAAAACTCTCGCAGCGTCGCCATTTCCCGGCTATCAACTGGTTAAACTCCTATTCACTCTACCTGGATCAGCTCCAGGACTACTACAACGAGCATGTCTCTCCCGAATGGAACAAGCTCCGTTCATGGGCGATGGAAGTTCTCCAGAAAGAGTCCGAACTACAGGAGATTGTCCAGCTTGTCGGATCTGACGCACTCCCCGAGTCCGAGCAGATCACCATAGAAATTGCACGGATGCTTCGTGAGATCTTCCTCCAGCAGAATGCATACGATGATGTTGATACCTACTGTGACATGACCAAGCAGTTCGACATCATGAAGGCAATTAAGATCTATGGCGACCATGCATATGCTGCTCAGAGTGCAGGTGTTGCTCCGGCACAGGTTATTGGTATCAAGGCAAAGGGAGATCTGCCGCAGATCAAGTTCACCCGTGACTACAAGCCAATGCTTGAGGAGATTCTCAAAGGCATGGAATCCGAGTTCAATACACTGAGGGCAGGAGCATGA
- a CDS encoding V-type ATP synthase subunit C, protein MSVVKGGPAPYVYVCTRMRVRKSKLLPREEYLRMLNMSLPQITRLIEEMEYKKEIDELAASFSGIDLVEEALSWNLAKEFQKILEITPGILKQFTQSYLRGWDIQNALTIIRGKNQGMSAGKIKEVLVPAGTLDVQFLDKMIAEDSLDRAIEMLKGQPLYPVVEREYPKALEQGSFGRLENELYRQFYADLIEEASGGLKGGKDFLKSIQLDIDIRNIKTLFRLRPHPVPAEETPEVWIPGASFTVDELKQLSQEDDINEVVDTLRKKVSSSALVLALEGLREEKAIHEVENSLTRAKLDYLDRLSKRNPFSIYPILVYLEKKKYEVINLRALARGKQANLPADRIENYLVI, encoded by the coding sequence ATGTCTGTGGTGAAAGGTGGTCCGGCTCCGTATGTCTATGTCTGCACCCGAATGCGTGTGCGCAAGTCAAAGCTGTTGCCGAGGGAAGAATATCTCCGGATGCTGAATATGAGCCTTCCCCAGATCACCCGTCTCATCGAGGAGATGGAATATAAAAAAGAGATTGATGAACTTGCCGCGTCATTCAGCGGCATCGATCTTGTTGAGGAAGCTCTCTCCTGGAATCTTGCAAAAGAGTTCCAGAAGATCCTGGAGATCACCCCCGGCATCTTAAAACAGTTTACCCAGTCGTATCTCCGTGGGTGGGATATCCAGAATGCCCTCACCATCATCCGTGGCAAAAACCAGGGAATGAGCGCAGGAAAGATCAAAGAAGTGCTTGTACCTGCAGGAACGCTTGATGTCCAGTTTCTGGACAAGATGATCGCCGAGGATTCTCTTGATCGTGCCATCGAGATGCTGAAAGGCCAGCCCCTCTACCCAGTCGTGGAACGGGAATACCCAAAAGCACTGGAACAGGGATCGTTTGGGCGTCTCGAGAACGAGCTGTATCGCCAGTTCTATGCCGATCTCATTGAAGAAGCGAGTGGAGGGCTGAAGGGAGGGAAAGATTTCCTCAAATCGATACAGCTTGATATCGATATCCGGAATATCAAGACACTCTTCCGCCTGAGACCGCATCCGGTTCCAGCTGAAGAGACTCCTGAGGTCTGGATTCCCGGCGCATCATTTACAGTTGATGAACTCAAACAACTCTCCCAGGAGGACGATATCAACGAGGTGGTTGATACCCTGAGAAAGAAGGTCTCGAGTTCTGCACTTGTTCTTGCACTTGAGGGGCTTCGGGAAGAGAAAGCGATCCACGAGGTGGAGAACTCCCTCACCCGGGCAAAACTGGATTACCTGGATCGGCTTTCAAAGAGAAACCCCTTCTCGATCTATCCGATCCTGGTGTACTTAGAGAAGAAGAAGTACGAAGTGATCAATCTCAGGGCGCTCGCCCGTGGAAAGCAGGCAAACCTTCCGGCTGACCGGATCGAAAACTATCTGGTGATATGA
- a CDS encoding V-type ATP synthase subunit E family protein produces the protein MGLEVVVEEIGEMGRREATAIRNEANAEADRILAAAAERASLIKQEVETELEQQAGHIMTQESSAAKLLVKRELLNAQKEMLNEVFSETKTAISELPATFHEKAVRELLKKVAKEIKDGVVFCSSRDQKAVESALSDLKTLSGYSFGGTVDIDGGVVVRSADGQLTIDLSYQTFLEDVWESGLKDASDILFG, from the coding sequence ATGGGACTTGAAGTTGTCGTCGAAGAGATCGGTGAGATGGGGCGGAGAGAAGCCACTGCCATCCGGAATGAGGCCAATGCAGAGGCCGATCGCATCCTTGCGGCAGCAGCAGAGCGTGCATCGTTGATCAAACAGGAAGTAGAGACGGAGCTTGAGCAGCAGGCCGGGCATATCATGACCCAGGAGTCTTCAGCTGCCAAACTCCTGGTCAAGCGCGAGCTCCTCAATGCGCAGAAAGAGATGCTCAATGAGGTTTTCAGTGAGACAAAAACAGCCATCTCAGAACTTCCGGCCACCTTCCACGAGAAGGCGGTCCGTGAACTTCTGAAGAAGGTGGCAAAAGAGATCAAGGATGGCGTCGTCTTCTGCAGCAGCCGTGATCAGAAAGCAGTGGAATCTGCCCTCTCAGATCTGAAGACTCTGAGCGGATACTCATTTGGCGGGACCGTCGATATCGATGGCGGAGTCGTCGTCAGGAGCGCAGACGGACAATTGACTATAGATCTCAGTTATCAGACCTTCCTGGAAGATGTCTGGGAGTCCGGGTTAAAAGACGCCTCGGATATTCTCTTTGGGTAG
- a CDS encoding alpha/beta hydrolase, with protein sequence MIISPGNRIVLIRGRDSFLLLARAGRSFPLLIETVDEEFVQGLGADDIIAVSAPEGGSVAPARCLLDLVRLWEQPLLVLPRDHPATRRLRYLTSAGPRILLSCEIVRGTHPEQHLLCSSAELAGAEIYGENGSICINNLPEAASWEYLPETASDTEQQI encoded by the coding sequence ATGATTATATCCCCCGGTAACCGGATTGTTCTTATCCGGGGTAGAGACTCTTTTTTGCTTCTTGCACGTGCAGGCAGGAGCTTTCCGCTGCTGATAGAGACCGTTGATGAGGAATTTGTCCAGGGATTGGGCGCAGATGACATCATTGCAGTTTCTGCACCCGAAGGCGGATCAGTAGCCCCTGCCCGGTGCCTTCTGGACCTCGTCCGTCTCTGGGAACAGCCCCTTCTCGTGCTCCCACGCGATCACCCGGCCACCCGCCGACTCAGGTATCTCACATCCGCCGGACCCCGCATACTGCTCTCCTGCGAGATTGTGCGGGGCACACACCCGGAGCAGCATCTTCTCTGTTCATCAGCCGAACTTGCCGGAGCGGAAATATACGGAGAAAATGGCTCTATTTGTATCAATAACCTTCCAGAGGCAGCATCCTGGGAATATCTCCCAGAAACTGCCTCAGATACAGAACAACAAATATAA
- a CDS encoding V-type ATP synthase subunit I codes for MLQPKTMTRLLIVGSKEQMSSAVTELYRHHVFHITDYTDQGAEGYEGFRIGQPMAGATELSTNLISIRSIENTFDISPDAYIGIPKRHSASIREIIERDLSRIESEVSDLTAKRSGAEAQIRIYEQRIAELTPFLSIPLELGLYRGYESISVIAGKTSRDIEIPVPCEKFFAAGKGGGVLVLFFRNQDKTEVDAVLSETPFQQISIPEEEGSVRQRLDYYQSEISRLNATIADCDALLEEIKEKNGTFLAACDEALSAEVEQAEVPLRFATTDLVFVADGWVPSEEIEGLKSGLSQATGGRILVMEVDEKEEEEEHAPPVEYENPKFAKPTEAIVDIYSRPRYDELDPTLMISIIFPLFFGIILGDIAYGGILLVLALALRRMLVGDTVQRLLAVLRNASISAIFFGIVYAEAFGAHPGAIDIHLWEPIISRHLLIGSHAYYQADITVLLVFAVWFGILQMTLGRAMSVVNHYRHQHMSHVAGQIGWIALMWGVLFIIWSIAALPLMPDLTGLPAIAMGLNIAGIAGAVLVVLGLIGIARESPLELIEIPSIISHSLSYTRLAAVGLSSVAIAMVVNFIAIEMLIEPQLGELTVLGIVFVIFGILVLLLGHLLNTALGLLGGGLQSLRLQYVEFFTKFYKGGGEIYRPFGKKRELTED; via the coding sequence ATGTTACAGCCTAAGACAATGACGCGTCTGCTCATCGTAGGCTCGAAAGAGCAGATGTCGTCAGCTGTGACTGAACTTTACCGTCACCACGTATTTCATATCACCGATTATACAGACCAGGGTGCAGAAGGGTATGAAGGGTTCCGCATCGGCCAGCCCATGGCAGGTGCAACAGAACTCTCAACAAACCTGATCTCGATCCGTTCGATCGAAAATACCTTTGACATCTCCCCTGATGCGTATATCGGCATTCCAAAACGTCACTCGGCCTCGATCAGAGAGATTATTGAGCGTGACCTTTCCAGAATCGAATCTGAGGTCAGCGATCTCACGGCAAAACGATCCGGGGCCGAGGCACAGATCAGGATCTATGAACAACGGATTGCTGAACTGACACCATTCCTTTCTATTCCTCTTGAACTTGGATTGTACCGCGGGTATGAGTCAATATCAGTCATAGCTGGTAAAACTTCCCGTGATATTGAGATCCCGGTTCCCTGCGAGAAATTCTTTGCTGCAGGCAAGGGGGGCGGTGTCCTGGTACTCTTCTTTAGAAACCAGGATAAAACCGAAGTAGATGCAGTGCTGTCAGAAACGCCGTTCCAGCAGATATCGATTCCCGAGGAAGAAGGTTCTGTGCGGCAGCGTCTGGATTATTACCAGTCCGAAATCTCCAGACTCAATGCTACAATCGCTGATTGCGATGCGTTGCTTGAGGAGATCAAGGAGAAGAACGGGACTTTTCTGGCTGCATGTGATGAAGCGCTGAGTGCCGAAGTCGAACAGGCGGAAGTACCGCTCCGGTTTGCGACAACTGATCTTGTCTTTGTCGCAGACGGCTGGGTTCCGTCTGAAGAGATTGAAGGTCTCAAATCAGGGCTGTCACAGGCGACCGGAGGCCGGATCCTGGTTATGGAAGTTGATGAAAAAGAAGAAGAAGAAGAACACGCACCCCCCGTGGAGTATGAGAATCCGAAATTCGCCAAACCAACAGAGGCGATTGTCGATATCTACTCCCGGCCGAGGTATGATGAACTTGATCCGACACTGATGATCTCGATCATCTTCCCGTTATTCTTCGGTATTATACTCGGAGATATCGCCTATGGTGGTATTCTTCTTGTGCTTGCACTTGCACTCCGGAGAATGCTGGTTGGTGATACTGTTCAGCGTCTTCTTGCTGTCCTGCGAAATGCAAGCATTTCGGCGATCTTCTTTGGTATCGTCTATGCTGAAGCATTTGGGGCACACCCGGGTGCAATTGACATCCATCTCTGGGAACCGATCATAAGCAGGCACCTGCTGATCGGATCGCATGCGTACTATCAGGCTGATATTACGGTTCTGCTGGTCTTTGCGGTCTGGTTTGGTATTCTGCAGATGACGCTTGGGCGAGCCATGAGTGTGGTAAATCATTACCGTCACCAGCATATGTCCCATGTTGCCGGGCAGATTGGATGGATCGCACTGATGTGGGGTGTACTCTTTATCATCTGGTCAATTGCAGCGCTTCCGCTGATGCCTGACTTAACAGGTCTTCCGGCAATTGCCATGGGCTTAAACATCGCCGGGATAGCCGGTGCGGTCCTGGTCGTGCTTGGACTCATCGGTATTGCACGGGAATCGCCTCTCGAACTGATCGAAATACCTTCGATCATCAGCCATTCGCTCTCCTACACGCGTCTGGCAGCTGTCGGTCTTTCATCTGTTGCGATTGCGATGGTCGTCAATTTCATCGCTATTGAGATGTTGATCGAACCGCAGCTCGGTGAGCTGACGGTACTTGGAATTGTCTTTGTAATCTTTGGGATCCTTGTCCTTCTCCTTGGCCACCTTCTCAATACGGCACTTGGTCTCCTTGGAGGAGGATTGCAGTCCCTGAGGTTGCAGTATGTTGAGTTCTTCACCAAATTCTACAAAGGCGGTGGAGAGATATATCGTCCATTTGGAAAGAAAAGAGAATTAACGGAGGATTAA
- a CDS encoding ATPase, which produces MVDLGTAVLTLEMVEASQEGMKALAAALAVGITGLASGWAESSIGSAAVGATAENKDVFGMALLLTVIPETIVIFGLVVSLLILF; this is translated from the coding sequence ATGGTAGATTTAGGAACTGCAGTATTAACACTTGAAATGGTTGAAGCATCGCAGGAAGGAATGAAGGCACTCGCAGCAGCACTCGCTGTCGGTATCACCGGTCTTGCATCGGGATGGGCAGAGTCATCCATCGGCTCGGCAGCTGTTGGCGCAACAGCAGAGAACAAGGACGTCTTCGGTATGGCGCTCCTGCTGACTGTTATCCCGGAAACGATTGTCATCTTCGGCCTTGTCGTCTCACTGCTGATTCTCTTCTAA
- a CDS encoding V-type ATP synthase subunit F, translating to MEIAVIGREEFILGFRLAGLQKTYAADTPEKLTEAITRTLDDPNVGILVLQSADMEQVPRRLQVALENSVKPTVISIGGETGGLSLRERIKRSVGVDLWK from the coding sequence ATGGAGATCGCAGTAATCGGAAGAGAAGAGTTCATCCTGGGTTTCAGGCTTGCGGGTCTCCAGAAGACCTATGCAGCCGATACTCCTGAGAAGCTCACGGAGGCGATCACGAGGACATTGGATGATCCGAATGTCGGAATTCTCGTCCTCCAGAGCGCCGATATGGAACAGGTTCCAAGAAGGCTCCAGGTAGCACTTGAGAACTCGGTAAAACCGACCGTCATCTCCATCGGTGGCGAAACGGGTGGTCTCTCCCTGAGAGAGCGGATTAAGCGATCAGTGGGTGTTGATCTGTGGAAGTAA
- a CDS encoding type II secretion system F family protein, with amino-acid sequence MYERIRRFSRRDPVRFQQIRNNIISARMGITVERLFYYGILGGLGLGAAFGFFFFFLAGIFEPIVVPQAAYEFTRQNKLFIPLIRDLPLEDVFFRSLVSIIVFVLGSYLGYRATLAFPSFIKTNRAARINLTLHNAVAYMYAMRRGGAELIEIFRSLSENAHVYGEVSLEFRQVVRDCDLFAHDIISALRELQLTTPSAKLKDFIQDLLSVIESGGDMSSFFKARVSMYQDEARFEQKQYLNTLSLVAEGYVTLFVAGPLFLIIVMVVMGLMGPGALTQLNIVIYALIPIGTAIFIVFIDMISSQPEGVRRYTFIQELREYPDVVVREHQKERETGFITALRQYDRWTAIREFISDPLHYFVVLPYRVFFVSIPAGLAYLVFWYFQIPEYGDFEFFISVFDDYVIATFLIIFIPYAIAHFIWSSRISEIEISLPDFLQRLAGINEVGLTIAKALSILVRTNLGLLSYEIKKIKRDLDWGANVEDALVRFEERLSTPAISRTVTLITRASAMSGDIGQVLNIAASDAEMSETLKRERKGEMFLYTAVVYLAFFVFIFVVMVIGTQFLPVVEMLDPVDAPHGSAFSAVGGITALTYGRIFYHAVIIQAICSGLIAGIMGEGSLTAGVKHSCIMVLAAFLIFALI; translated from the coding sequence ATGTACGAGCGTATTCGACGGTTCTCCCGAAGGGATCCGGTGCGCTTCCAGCAGATACGGAACAACATCATATCTGCACGAATGGGAATCACGGTAGAGCGGCTTTTTTATTATGGCATTCTCGGAGGCCTTGGTCTTGGTGCGGCTTTTGGGTTCTTCTTCTTCTTCCTGGCAGGGATCTTTGAGCCGATCGTTGTGCCGCAGGCAGCATACGAATTCACCAGGCAGAACAAACTCTTCATCCCGCTTATCAGGGATCTCCCGCTTGAGGATGTCTTCTTCCGGTCACTCGTCTCAATAATTGTCTTTGTGCTTGGCTCATACCTCGGTTACCGGGCAACCCTTGCCTTTCCATCATTTATCAAAACCAACCGTGCGGCCAGGATTAACCTGACACTCCATAATGCCGTCGCCTATATGTACGCCATGCGGCGCGGCGGGGCAGAGCTGATTGAGATATTCCGCTCACTCTCAGAGAACGCTCACGTCTATGGGGAGGTTTCACTGGAGTTTCGCCAGGTTGTCAGGGACTGTGATCTCTTTGCTCACGATATCATCTCAGCTCTCCGCGAACTCCAGCTGACCACCCCGTCTGCCAAGCTCAAGGATTTCATCCAGGATCTCCTCTCTGTCATTGAGAGCGGGGGTGATATGTCCTCTTTCTTCAAGGCAAGGGTCAGCATGTACCAGGATGAGGCCCGGTTCGAACAGAAGCAGTACCTCAACACGCTCTCGCTTGTTGCGGAAGGGTATGTTACCCTCTTTGTGGCAGGTCCGCTCTTTCTGATCATCGTCATGGTTGTCATGGGGCTGATGGGTCCTGGCGCTCTTACGCAACTAAACATCGTCATCTACGCTTTGATTCCCATTGGAACCGCCATTTTCATCGTCTTTATTGATATGATCTCATCCCAGCCCGAAGGCGTGAGACGCTATACCTTCATCCAGGAACTCCGTGAGTACCCCGATGTTGTGGTACGGGAACATCAGAAAGAGAGAGAGACGGGATTTATTACAGCCCTCAGACAGTATGACCGCTGGACAGCTATCCGTGAATTCATCTCAGACCCTCTCCACTACTTCGTGGTGCTTCCCTACCGGGTCTTCTTTGTCAGTATTCCAGCAGGCCTTGCCTACCTGGTCTTCTGGTACTTCCAGATCCCCGAATATGGTGATTTCGAGTTCTTCATCTCCGTCTTTGACGATTATGTCATCGCAACATTTCTGATCATATTCATCCCCTATGCCATCGCCCATTTCATCTGGAGCAGCCGGATCAGTGAGATCGAGATCTCTCTTCCCGATTTCCTCCAACGGCTTGCCGGTATCAACGAGGTTGGCCTCACGATCGCCAAAGCACTCTCCATCCTGGTCCGGACAAACCTCGGCCTTCTCAGCTATGAGATCAAAAAGATCAAGCGTGATCTCGACTGGGGTGCAAATGTCGAGGACGCACTCGTCAGGTTTGAAGAGAGGCTCTCCACTCCGGCAATCTCACGGACAGTAACCCTGATTACCCGGGCAAGTGCGATGAGCGGCGATATCGGCCAGGTGCTCAATATCGCTGCAAGTGACGCCGAGATGAGCGAGACCCTGAAACGGGAGCGGAAAGGAGAGATGTTCCTCTACACCGCTGTTGTCTATCTGGCGTTCTTCGTCTTCATTTTTGTTGTTATGGTCATCGGCACCCAGTTCCTCCCGGTCGTGGAGATGCTTGATCCGGTTGATGCACCCCATGGTTCAGCCTTCTCAGCTGTCGGTGGGATTACTGCTCTCACCTATGGCCGTATTTTCTACCATGCCGTGATAATCCAGGCGATCTGCTCAGGCCTCATCGCTGGCATTATGGGAGAAGGATCCCTCACCGCGGGAGTAAAACATTCCTGTATCATGGTGCTTGCGGCATTTTTGATCTTTGCACTGATCTGA
- a CDS encoding V-type ATP synthase subunit B: MKEYKTVTKIAGPLVFVEKTEPVGYQELVNIVLSDGSIKRGQVLDTSDDLVVVQVFETTAGIGKDSGIRFLGEAIKMPVGVEMLGRILSGGGKPIDGGPDIVPEKRLDITGAAINPYARGNPKDFIQTGISTIDGTNTLVRGQKLPIFSGSGLPHNDIALQIARQAKVPGSTESFAVVFAAMGITKEEANHFMEDFERTGALERAVVFLNLADDPAVERIITPRLALTTAEYLAYELGYHVLVVLTDMTNYCEALRQIGAAREEVPGRRGYPGYMYTDLANIYERAGIITGVQGSVTQIPILTMPGDDITHPIPDLTGYITEGQIVVSRELHRKGIYPPINVLPSLSRLMNLGIGEGLTREDHKKVSDQLYAGYAEGNDLRGLVAIVGKDALSERDQLFLEMADYFEDQFVRQDISEDRSIAGTLDVGWKLLATLPEEQLVRIDRDLIKKFHPKYRKE, translated from the coding sequence ATGAAAGAGTATAAGACAGTTACAAAGATCGCCGGCCCGCTTGTCTTTGTTGAGAAGACCGAACCGGTCGGGTACCAGGAACTGGTCAACATCGTGCTTTCTGATGGATCCATCAAGCGTGGCCAGGTCCTTGATACAAGCGATGATCTCGTGGTTGTCCAGGTCTTTGAGACGACTGCCGGTATCGGGAAGGATTCCGGTATCAGGTTCCTCGGTGAAGCGATCAAGATGCCTGTGGGCGTTGAGATGCTCGGCCGTATCCTCTCCGGAGGCGGTAAACCAATCGACGGCGGTCCTGATATCGTGCCTGAGAAACGGCTGGATATCACCGGTGCTGCGATCAACCCGTATGCACGTGGCAACCCAAAGGATTTCATCCAGACCGGTATCTCCACAATCGATGGGACAAATACCCTTGTTCGTGGTCAGAAACTCCCGATCTTCTCGGGTTCAGGTCTTCCCCACAATGATATTGCACTGCAGATTGCCCGACAGGCAAAAGTACCCGGTTCAACCGAGTCGTTTGCGGTCGTCTTTGCTGCGATGGGTATCACAAAAGAGGAAGCAAACCACTTCATGGAGGACTTCGAGCGGACCGGTGCCCTTGAGCGTGCGGTCGTCTTCCTGAACCTTGCAGACGATCCGGCAGTTGAGCGTATCATTACCCCGCGTCTTGCACTGACGACTGCAGAGTACCTCGCCTATGAGCTTGGGTACCATGTGCTGGTCGTCCTGACAGACATGACCAACTACTGTGAGGCACTCCGTCAGATCGGTGCTGCCCGTGAAGAGGTTCCTGGCAGGCGTGGCTATCCCGGGTACATGTATACCGATCTGGCCAATATCTATGAGCGAGCCGGTATCATCACGGGAGTCCAGGGCTCTGTGACCCAGATCCCGATCCTGACGATGCCTGGTGACGATATCACCCACCCAATCCCTGACCTGACCGGCTACATCACCGAAGGGCAGATTGTGGTGTCACGTGAGCTTCACCGGAAAGGTATTTATCCTCCGATCAATGTTCTTCCGTCGCTGTCGCGTCTGATGAATCTCGGTATCGGCGAGGGCCTGACGCGTGAGGATCACAAGAAAGTCTCCGACCAGCTCTATGCAGGATATGCAGAAGGAAACGATCTCCGTGGACTTGTTGCTATCGTCGGAAAGGATGCTTTATCCGAGCGTGATCAGCTCTTCCTTGAGATGGCAGATTACTTCGAGGATCAGTTTGTCCGCCAGGATATCAGCGAAGACCGCTCCATCGCAGGTACGCTTGATGTTGGCTGGAAGCTCCTTGCAACCCTCCCCGAAGAGCAGCTCGTCAGAATTGACCGTGACCTGATTAAGAAATTCCATCCAAAGTACCGGAAGGAGTAA
- a CDS encoding ATPase: MKTEVLKSIKKTEEEYRQLVDKAHKEREQIIANARLEADNQIAKATAVAEEYKKKRLADARSEAAKEHARILDEGKKQAANIRDKGRKRLKEAVSLFVERFKEQVHVTA; encoded by the coding sequence ATGAAAACTGAGGTTCTGAAGAGCATCAAAAAGACCGAAGAGGAGTATCGTCAGCTGGTTGACAAGGCACACAAGGAGCGGGAGCAGATTATTGCAAATGCCCGCCTTGAGGCTGACAACCAGATTGCCAAGGCAACTGCTGTTGCCGAAGAGTATAAAAAGAAGCGTCTGGCGGATGCACGGAGTGAAGCAGCGAAGGAACATGCCCGGATCCTTGATGAAGGCAAGAAACAGGCAGCCAATATCAGGGATAAGGGAAGAAAAAGGCTGAAAGAGGCCGTTTCGCTGTTTGTTGAGCGTTTTAAGGAGCAGGTACATGTTACAGCCTAA